A genomic region of Dunckerocampus dactyliophorus isolate RoL2022-P2 chromosome 10, RoL_Ddac_1.1, whole genome shotgun sequence contains the following coding sequences:
- the lrrc39 gene encoding leucine-rich repeat-containing protein 39 isoform X2 — protein MAAIVMCGSVSSMKALWETKIQNVRDHWEKQSKRPRGRLSVGIWEDRETLARLKEKLATEDGRLVLRLEHEEWKALPGCLVQLSQVQEWQIHRCGLQKIPSFISSFQNLLVLDLSRNGVAEIPKQIGGLTRLRELLLSYNRVQFVPEELSNCESLERLELAMNRDLHQLPDQVKVFFFSLLSIFVGPRWIGSSTQPFKDACSYACLNATCKKHEQNQLLSKLRCLQHLDLSMNLFSVVPPCVLRMPALEWLDMAGNCLHSLPEDINTACCVQDGEVARVVAAEEPAGEASREHQQNAQSGHAGSEQQQTERHSTHDGGHVQPQVRQLPGQSADAGGQHVCHNAV, from the exons ATGGCGGCCATTGTGATGTGTGGCTCGGTCAGTTCCATGAAAGCTTTGTGGGAGACCAAGATACAGAATGTCCGGGACCACTGGGAGAAGCAGAGCAAGAGGCCGCGCGGCAG GTTGAGCGTTGGCATTTGGGAGGACCGAGAGACTCTGGCTCGCCTCAAAGAGAAACTGGCGACTGAAGATGGCAGACTGGTTCTGCGCTTGGAGCACGAGGAGTGGAAG GCACTGCCGGGCTGCCTGGTCCAGTTGAGTCAGGTGCAGGAGTGGCAGATTCACCGCTGCGGACTGCAGAAGATTCCCAGCTTCATCTCCTCCTTCCAGAACCTTCTGGTCCTGGATTTGTCCCGGAATGGGGTCGCTGAGATCCCAAAACAGATTG GCGGACTGACCCGGCTCAGAGAACTGCTGCTCAGCTACAACAGAGTCCAATTTGTTCCAGAGGAGCTCAGCAACTGTGAGAGTTTGGAGAGGTTGGAACTGGCAATGAACAGAGACCTCCACCAGCTTCCAGATCAGGTCAAAGTATTTTTCTTCTCTCTTTTGTCGATCTTTGTAGGCCCTCGGTGGATTGGCTCTTCAACCCAACCATTCAAGGACGCTTGTTCCTATGCATGCTTGAATGCGACTTGCAAGAAGCATGAACAGAACCAGCTT TTGAGCAAGCTGAGGTGCTTGCAGCATCTCGACTTGTCCATGAACCTGTTCAGCGTCGTGCCGCCGTGCGTGCTGCGCATGCCAGCGTTGGAGTGGCTCGACATGGCGGGTAACTGCCTGCACTCCTTACCCGAAGACATCAACAC TGCTTGCTGTGTTCAGGATGGAGAAGTTGCACGCGTTGTGGCTGCAGAGGAACCAGCTGGAGAAGCTTCCAGAGAACATCAGCAGAATGCCCAGTCTGGACACGCTGGTTCTGAGCAGCAACAGACTGAGCGACATTCCACCCATGATGGAGGACATGTCCAACCTCAG GTTCGTCAACTTCCGGGACAATCCGCTGACGCTGGAGGTCAACATGTCTGCCACAATGCCGTCTGA
- the lrrc39 gene encoding leucine-rich repeat-containing protein 39 isoform X1 has protein sequence MAAIVMCGSVSSMKALWETKIQNVRDHWEKQSKRPRGRLSVGIWEDRETLARLKEKLATEDGRLVLRLEHEEWKALPGCLVQLSQVQEWQIHRCGLQKIPSFISSFQNLLVLDLSRNGVAEIPKQIGGLTRLRELLLSYNRVQFVPEELSNCESLERLELAMNRDLHQLPDQVKVFFFSLLSIFVGPRWIGSSTQPFKDACSYACLNATCKKHEQNQLLSKLRCLQHLDLSMNLFSVVPPCVLRMPALEWLDMAGNCLHSLPEDINTMEKLHALWLQRNQLEKLPENISRMPSLDTLVLSSNRLSDIPPMMEDMSNLRFVNFRDNPLTLEVNMSATMPSEDDDREMFGRDFMLMYIQEARKRAHAALNVHRVAC, from the exons ATGGCGGCCATTGTGATGTGTGGCTCGGTCAGTTCCATGAAAGCTTTGTGGGAGACCAAGATACAGAATGTCCGGGACCACTGGGAGAAGCAGAGCAAGAGGCCGCGCGGCAG GTTGAGCGTTGGCATTTGGGAGGACCGAGAGACTCTGGCTCGCCTCAAAGAGAAACTGGCGACTGAAGATGGCAGACTGGTTCTGCGCTTGGAGCACGAGGAGTGGAAG GCACTGCCGGGCTGCCTGGTCCAGTTGAGTCAGGTGCAGGAGTGGCAGATTCACCGCTGCGGACTGCAGAAGATTCCCAGCTTCATCTCCTCCTTCCAGAACCTTCTGGTCCTGGATTTGTCCCGGAATGGGGTCGCTGAGATCCCAAAACAGATTG GCGGACTGACCCGGCTCAGAGAACTGCTGCTCAGCTACAACAGAGTCCAATTTGTTCCAGAGGAGCTCAGCAACTGTGAGAGTTTGGAGAGGTTGGAACTGGCAATGAACAGAGACCTCCACCAGCTTCCAGATCAGGTCAAAGTATTTTTCTTCTCTCTTTTGTCGATCTTTGTAGGCCCTCGGTGGATTGGCTCTTCAACCCAACCATTCAAGGACGCTTGTTCCTATGCATGCTTGAATGCGACTTGCAAGAAGCATGAACAGAACCAGCTT TTGAGCAAGCTGAGGTGCTTGCAGCATCTCGACTTGTCCATGAACCTGTTCAGCGTCGTGCCGCCGTGCGTGCTGCGCATGCCAGCGTTGGAGTGGCTCGACATGGCGGGTAACTGCCTGCACTCCTTACCCGAAGACATCAACAC GATGGAGAAGTTGCACGCGTTGTGGCTGCAGAGGAACCAGCTGGAGAAGCTTCCAGAGAACATCAGCAGAATGCCCAGTCTGGACACGCTGGTTCTGAGCAGCAACAGACTGAGCGACATTCCACCCATGATGGAGGACATGTCCAACCTCAG GTTCGTCAACTTCCGGGACAATCCGCTGACGCTGGAGGTCAACATGTCTGCCACAATGCCGTCTGAAGACGACGACCGTGAGATGTTCGGACGAGACTTCATGCTGATGTACATTCAGGAGGCCCGGAAGAGAGCGCATGCTGCTCTCAACGTGCACAGAGTCGCCTGCTGA
- the trmt13 gene encoding tRNA:m(4)X modification enzyme TRM13 homolog → MAAPTSGRCSFYVEKKKRFCKMVVAKGRRFCGEHATMEEGGSRRIVCPLDHKHTVSEDKLDKHLKKCNSRDKPKPLYYVENINAGSADQDQHSPQQVSLCERTKTQLQHLLDKLKTATKGLNCELEEHFLSHPVFQEELNNPKNGDSAHKHLKQQSSIIAHLEVLGLLGRGRCFVEFGAGRGKLSHWIHEALKTTDQPSALDDLQLLLVERSSTRFKVDGKHQDAGVEFARLQIDIQHLDLSKVPLLERRLPLVGVGKHLCGAATDLALRCLLETSAPQHEPPMKRLKMSSCSVADDRPASCGSSGPDPVLGLAVALCCHHRCEWHHYVGQQFFLDLGLGPAEFSGFCRMSSWATCGLRAADQRVDEEHEPIEETDDVLGFLSPAEREQMGRRCKLLIDSGRIHFLRSKGFHGRLTRYVGSHVTLENVLLTATPSS, encoded by the exons ATGGCGGCGCCCACAAGCGGCAGATGTAGCTTTTATGTAGAGAAAAAGAAACGCTTTTGTAAAATGGTCGTCGCCAAAGGTAGAAGGTTCTGTGGAGAACATGCGACCATG GAAGAAGGCGGCAGCAGGAGGATCGTTTGCCCTCTCGACCACAAACA CACGGTCAGTGAAGACAAATTGGACAAACACTTGAAGAAATGCAACTCCAGAGACAAACCAAAACCT CTTTATTACGTAGAAAACATCAATGCTGGCTCGGCTGACCAAGATCAGCACAGTCCCCAGCAG GTGAGTCTGTGTGAAAGAACCAAGACTCAGTTACAACATCTGCTGGACAAATTGAAGACTGCTACAAAAG GGCTCAACTGTGAGCTGGAAGAACACTTCCTGTCTCATCCTGTTTTCCAAGAGGAactcaataacccaaaaaatgGAGACTCCGCCCACAAACACCTTAAGCAGCAG TCTTCCATCATAGCCCACCTGGAGGTATTGGGGTTGCTGGGGCGTGGGCGGTGCTTCGTGGAGTTTGGAGCGGGTCGAGGGAAACTTTCCCACTGGATCCACGAAGCACTGAAGACCACTGACCAGCCATCAGCCTTAGACGACCTGCAGCTGCTTTTGGTGGAACGAAGCAGCACCCGCTTCAAG GTGGACGGGAAGCATCAGGATGCCGGCGTGGAGTTTGCCAGGCTGCAGATCGACATTCAGCACCTGGATTTGA GTAAAGTCCCGCTGCTCGAGCGTCGGCTGCCGCTCGTAGGGGTCGGGAAACATTTATGTGGAGCAGCGACAG ATCTTGCTCTTCGCTGTTTGCTGGAAACATCAGCGCCTCAACACGAGCCACCAATGAAACGGCTCAAAATGTCGTCTTGCTCAGTAGCAGATGACAGACCTGCTTCCTGTGGATCCTCCGGTCCTGATCCAGTGTTGGGCCTAGCAGTGGCACTGTGCTGTCATCATCGCTGCGAGTGGCATCATTATGTGGGTCAGCAGTTCTTCTTGGACTTGGGTCTGGGTCCCGCAGAGTTCTCAGGATTCTGTCGCATGTCTAGCTGGGCCACCTGCGGCCTTCGAGCAGCCGATCAGAGAGTGGATGAAGAACACGAGCCGATAGAGGAGACAGATGATGTGCTCGG GTTTTTGTCGCCAGCCGAGCGTGAGCAAATGGGACGCCGTTGCAAACTTCTGATTGACAGCGGGAGAATTCACTTCCTCCGCAGCAAAGGATTCCACGGCCGACTCACTCGTTACGTTGGCAGTCACGTGACCCTGGAAAATGTCCTGCTGACTGCCACGCCCTCCTCCTGA
- the lrrc39 gene encoding leucine-rich repeat-containing protein 39 isoform X3 codes for MAAIVMCGSVSSMKALWETKIQNVRDHWEKQSKRPRGRLSVGIWEDRETLARLKEKLATEDGRLVLRLEHEEWKALPGCLVQLSQVQEWQIHRCGLQKIPSFISSFQNLLVLDLSRNGVAEIPKQIGGLTRLRELLLSYNRVQFVPEELSNCESLERLELAMNRDLHQLPDQLSKLRCLQHLDLSMNLFSVVPPCVLRMPALEWLDMAGNCLHSLPEDINTMEKLHALWLQRNQLEKLPENISRMPSLDTLVLSSNRLSDIPPMMEDMSNLRFVNFRDNPLTLEVNMSATMPSEDDDREMFGRDFMLMYIQEARKRAHAALNVHRVAC; via the exons ATGGCGGCCATTGTGATGTGTGGCTCGGTCAGTTCCATGAAAGCTTTGTGGGAGACCAAGATACAGAATGTCCGGGACCACTGGGAGAAGCAGAGCAAGAGGCCGCGCGGCAG GTTGAGCGTTGGCATTTGGGAGGACCGAGAGACTCTGGCTCGCCTCAAAGAGAAACTGGCGACTGAAGATGGCAGACTGGTTCTGCGCTTGGAGCACGAGGAGTGGAAG GCACTGCCGGGCTGCCTGGTCCAGTTGAGTCAGGTGCAGGAGTGGCAGATTCACCGCTGCGGACTGCAGAAGATTCCCAGCTTCATCTCCTCCTTCCAGAACCTTCTGGTCCTGGATTTGTCCCGGAATGGGGTCGCTGAGATCCCAAAACAGATTG GCGGACTGACCCGGCTCAGAGAACTGCTGCTCAGCTACAACAGAGTCCAATTTGTTCCAGAGGAGCTCAGCAACTGTGAGAGTTTGGAGAGGTTGGAACTGGCAATGAACAGAGACCTCCACCAGCTTCCAGATCAG TTGAGCAAGCTGAGGTGCTTGCAGCATCTCGACTTGTCCATGAACCTGTTCAGCGTCGTGCCGCCGTGCGTGCTGCGCATGCCAGCGTTGGAGTGGCTCGACATGGCGGGTAACTGCCTGCACTCCTTACCCGAAGACATCAACAC GATGGAGAAGTTGCACGCGTTGTGGCTGCAGAGGAACCAGCTGGAGAAGCTTCCAGAGAACATCAGCAGAATGCCCAGTCTGGACACGCTGGTTCTGAGCAGCAACAGACTGAGCGACATTCCACCCATGATGGAGGACATGTCCAACCTCAG GTTCGTCAACTTCCGGGACAATCCGCTGACGCTGGAGGTCAACATGTCTGCCACAATGCCGTCTGAAGACGACGACCGTGAGATGTTCGGACGAGACTTCATGCTGATGTACATTCAGGAGGCCCGGAAGAGAGCGCATGCTGCTCTCAACGTGCACAGAGTCGCCTGCTGA